In Fimbriiglobus ruber, a single genomic region encodes these proteins:
- a CDS encoding ImmA/IrrE family metallo-endopeptidase — MQPTRTTGALIDELVRSTGAADAPAAIRAKAKELIALQAAMFGEPTMPINVDVLASLRGIQRSDELPVHSPDAELVPDGRGGVTMRVNPDRPETRLRFSVAHEISHTFFPDYTTKAWCRTDARYRDRSNPDDFLEMLCDVAAAELLLPDPWFSKDAAAVSSAQGLSDLASTYRASREATVRRYAERNPFSVTAVFFSWKLKPTQHGTVGREDQTNLFGISAAEEVRDALKLRIEYCVPSPTFIIEGLFLPKDKSVERDGPIYAAASTGRPTEGEHHLDLGQASGTYRIWAIPLWTPDDELGAKRENAVAAVICPLKIRKAKKKIIAKPGTGLFD, encoded by the coding sequence ATGCAGCCCACTCGTACAACCGGGGCCCTGATCGACGAACTAGTTCGCTCGACGGGCGCTGCCGATGCGCCAGCTGCGATCCGTGCCAAAGCGAAAGAACTGATCGCCCTGCAGGCCGCCATGTTCGGCGAACCGACGATGCCGATCAACGTGGATGTACTCGCCAGTTTGAGAGGCATTCAACGCAGCGACGAATTGCCGGTACATAGCCCCGACGCAGAGTTGGTGCCGGATGGCCGGGGTGGAGTCACGATGCGGGTGAATCCGGATCGCCCCGAGACCCGACTGAGGTTTAGCGTTGCCCACGAGATCAGCCATACGTTCTTCCCGGACTACACGACGAAAGCGTGGTGCCGTACCGACGCCCGGTATCGCGACAGGAGTAATCCCGACGATTTTCTGGAGATGCTCTGCGATGTCGCGGCGGCCGAGTTGCTGTTGCCAGACCCGTGGTTCTCAAAGGATGCGGCAGCCGTGTCCTCGGCCCAAGGATTGTCGGACCTCGCGTCGACGTACCGAGCCTCGCGCGAAGCCACGGTGCGTCGATACGCCGAGAGGAATCCGTTTTCGGTGACGGCCGTTTTTTTCTCATGGAAGCTTAAACCGACTCAGCACGGAACCGTCGGCAGAGAAGATCAGACCAACTTGTTCGGCATCAGTGCCGCCGAGGAAGTCCGTGACGCTTTGAAACTACGGATCGAGTATTGCGTGCCGAGTCCGACATTCATCATCGAGGGGCTCTTCCTCCCCAAAGACAAATCGGTCGAACGCGACGGGCCGATTTACGCAGCGGCTTCCACGGGACGACCGACGGAGGGAGAGCATCATCTCGATTTAGGCCAGGCTTCCGGGACGTATCGCATTTGGGCTATTCCCCTTTGGACTCCCGATGACGAGCTTGGAGCCAAGAGGGAAAATGCGGTTGCTGCGGTTATTTGCCCTCTGAAGATTCGGAAGGCAAAGAAGAAGATTATTGCAAAGCCAGGGACAGGTCTTTTTGATTAA
- a CDS encoding tyrosine-type recombinase/integrase, which produces MAWLETKGDVFRIRFRYTGGKHLLALHTSDKREADDALARFGANLRLIERGIIDPPPEGADLGVYIVSGGKHVENPTHVVRPNRPTLATLFDRYVAEFPKAAKEPSTRKTEAIHIAHLRRLLDTGLPLVDVTSRTIQGYIDARSQEMGRRNKPVRSKTVKKELGTFSTVWNKWGIPQGLVATKAPVTNLTYPKETAKPPFQTRDQIERQIGRCHPTKEEQAELWSGLFLTLPEIEEVLDFVRNKRCPPYVYPMFVFAAHTGARRSEIRRTRVTDIDFTEKTILIREKKKDHSKEETYRTVPLTPRLAEAMQDWFKRHPGGAYAICTTFKNAIADHRATEMFRHAVHGSKWAVLPGWHCFRHSFISNCVAKGVDQRLIDHWVGHTTEEMRKRYSHLLPAASQTALLSVFGTKE; this is translated from the coding sequence ATGGCCTGGCTCGAAACCAAAGGCGATGTGTTCCGCATCCGCTTCCGGTACACCGGCGGCAAGCATCTTCTGGCTTTACACACGTCGGATAAGCGCGAGGCGGACGACGCCCTGGCCCGCTTCGGGGCAAACCTCCGCCTCATCGAGCGGGGTATCATCGATCCGCCACCCGAAGGCGCCGACCTCGGCGTTTACATCGTTTCGGGCGGAAAGCACGTCGAGAACCCGACCCACGTCGTACGCCCCAACCGACCGACCCTCGCTACCCTCTTTGACCGCTATGTGGCCGAGTTTCCGAAAGCCGCGAAGGAACCGAGTACGCGGAAGACCGAAGCCATCCACATCGCCCATCTGCGTCGCTTACTAGATACCGGCTTGCCATTGGTCGACGTCACGTCGCGGACCATTCAGGGCTATATCGATGCCCGCTCTCAGGAAATGGGTCGGCGAAATAAGCCGGTTCGCAGTAAAACGGTCAAGAAGGAACTCGGCACGTTCTCCACGGTCTGGAACAAGTGGGGGATTCCGCAGGGGCTGGTCGCCACGAAAGCCCCGGTGACCAATCTGACTTATCCCAAAGAAACGGCCAAACCGCCGTTCCAAACCCGCGATCAGATCGAGCGCCAGATCGGTCGGTGTCATCCGACCAAGGAAGAGCAAGCCGAATTGTGGTCCGGGTTGTTCTTGACACTGCCCGAGATCGAAGAAGTCCTAGATTTCGTTCGCAACAAGCGGTGTCCGCCCTACGTCTACCCGATGTTCGTGTTCGCGGCCCACACCGGAGCTCGCCGCAGTGAGATCCGGCGAACCCGGGTCACCGACATCGATTTCACCGAGAAAACGATCCTGATCCGAGAGAAGAAGAAGGATCATAGTAAAGAGGAGACCTACCGGACGGTCCCGCTAACCCCCAGGCTTGCGGAGGCCATGCAAGATTGGTTCAAACGTCACCCGGGTGGAGCGTATGCGATCTGCACCACGTTCAAGAATGCGATCGCTGACCACCGTGCGACCGAGATGTTCCGTCACGCCGTCCACGGCTCGAAATGGGCCGTGTTGCCCGGGTGGCACTGCTTCCGGCACAGTTTCATCTCGAACTGCGTCGCGAAAGGCGTCGACCAGCGGCTGATCGATCACTGGGTCGGCCATACGACGGAGGAAATGCGGAAGCGGTATTCGCACCTGCTGCCGGCCGCATCACAGACCGCGTTACTGTCGGTGTTTGGTACAAAGGAGTGA
- a CDS encoding ThiF family adenylyltransferase codes for MAMTGGLKRAVEQLRDVEAAASGLFMVESIKEPSKPGEWLTVVIDLSCAELSRVGGGLPLHSREQIVILIPSNFPFDAPSTFVMHDRFAGFPHVQWKRSLCLYQAPTTEWNPSDGMFGFLDRLYYWLQQGALGQLDPIGAPLHPPVAYLADGPVRTVIPRVDTPPIADVPWFGTAHLRVVSDVRVDLVGWSPFLDSTTPPSVAAVVLLPEPFPYEFPSSVGDLIEALANRGVSRERLFLTLQWAVIHNDKNAPLYVVLGTPMRGTRGGDLRQHLTSWYIDPVFAWGLKVAFDKHDEDEQTRAYGEKIEKILLDWASVAKVAWCATREDRPEIVTRRDRGSPLAWFSGRTVAIWGCGALGGHVAEHLTRAGAKKLILRDNGVVTPGILVRQPFDDADIGRAKAFALRDRLHRIRPDLEVEVHIGCILDEPLGSTDSVSGADLVIDATASTPVMHFLELCRWKVSGSVAPVVSMAIAHNADRGMVTLAHSTHTGGTLDVCRRLKLESCERADLAGFFDEFWPVVPRPFFQPEPGCSDATFNGSSADVGGLAALMLNRAAADLSSSFDHRTATAHFVAQPHTLANGECSSASFAWKADHLSLDIHAGYQIRISPPAWANMRSWIVKSKDTVGPKAETGGLLFGERDDATSVIWVSEVSGPPADSTASAEEFVCGIDGTAELNKEKRERTRGSVQYLGMWHTHPDSYPLPSPIDWHGMQRLVAEAGGASRSLMLIIGCPHGMPMLGTYVFRAQDFHASHGSIIIRPCVIHAASWNE; via the coding sequence ATGGCAATGACAGGCGGTCTGAAGCGGGCGGTCGAACAACTCCGAGATGTCGAGGCGGCTGCCAGCGGCCTCTTCATGGTCGAGAGCATCAAAGAGCCAAGCAAGCCAGGGGAATGGCTCACGGTGGTCATCGATCTGTCCTGCGCCGAGCTATCGCGGGTCGGAGGCGGATTGCCGCTCCATAGCCGCGAGCAAATCGTTATCCTCATTCCCTCGAACTTTCCATTCGACGCGCCGAGCACGTTCGTCATGCACGACCGTTTCGCAGGGTTTCCGCATGTCCAATGGAAACGCTCGCTCTGCCTGTATCAAGCGCCGACAACCGAATGGAACCCGAGCGACGGCATGTTCGGATTTCTCGACCGCCTGTATTACTGGCTTCAACAAGGGGCGTTGGGGCAACTCGATCCAATCGGTGCGCCGCTGCATCCGCCCGTGGCGTACCTTGCGGACGGCCCGGTGCGAACGGTCATCCCGCGCGTGGATACTCCTCCAATTGCTGATGTGCCGTGGTTCGGTACCGCTCATTTGCGCGTCGTGTCCGATGTCAGAGTGGACCTAGTGGGTTGGTCGCCTTTCTTAGACTCGACCACACCGCCGTCGGTCGCGGCAGTAGTCCTCTTACCCGAACCGTTCCCCTACGAATTCCCAAGCAGTGTTGGCGATTTGATTGAAGCTCTCGCGAATCGCGGGGTGTCGCGGGAACGGCTGTTTCTCACGTTACAATGGGCGGTTATTCACAACGACAAGAATGCGCCCCTCTACGTTGTGCTCGGTACACCCATGCGTGGTACTCGCGGTGGCGATCTTCGCCAGCACCTTACGTCCTGGTACATCGATCCTGTCTTCGCTTGGGGACTAAAGGTGGCGTTCGACAAGCACGATGAGGACGAACAGACCCGAGCATACGGTGAGAAAATCGAGAAAATTCTGTTGGACTGGGCCAGCGTTGCAAAAGTGGCATGGTGCGCCACCCGGGAGGATCGTCCGGAAATCGTGACGCGCCGTGATCGGGGGTCGCCGCTCGCGTGGTTCTCGGGCCGCACGGTAGCGATTTGGGGATGCGGTGCTCTCGGTGGGCACGTTGCCGAACACCTCACGCGTGCCGGAGCAAAAAAACTGATCTTGCGGGATAACGGGGTCGTCACTCCCGGCATTCTCGTGCGTCAGCCGTTCGATGATGCCGACATCGGCAGGGCCAAAGCCTTCGCTTTGCGTGATCGCCTCCATCGTATTCGCCCTGATCTTGAAGTCGAAGTCCACATTGGTTGCATCTTGGATGAACCGCTTGGAAGTACGGACTCGGTTTCGGGGGCGGATCTCGTCATCGACGCGACGGCATCGACGCCCGTCATGCATTTCCTTGAACTGTGCCGGTGGAAAGTCTCCGGTTCAGTGGCTCCGGTAGTTTCGATGGCGATTGCGCATAATGCTGATCGCGGCATGGTCACGCTCGCTCACTCGACACACACGGGCGGCACGCTCGACGTTTGCAGACGATTGAAGTTGGAATCGTGTGAGCGAGCGGATCTCGCCGGATTTTTCGACGAGTTCTGGCCCGTGGTGCCGCGACCGTTTTTCCAACCCGAACCAGGGTGCTCGGATGCTACCTTCAATGGCTCGTCGGCGGACGTTGGCGGATTGGCGGCTTTGATGCTGAATCGCGCAGCGGCCGACCTGTCCTCTTCATTCGATCATCGGACAGCAACCGCGCACTTTGTTGCGCAACCGCACACTCTCGCGAACGGGGAATGTTCGTCGGCCAGTTTTGCATGGAAAGCGGATCACCTCAGTCTTGACATTCACGCTGGTTACCAAATCCGAATTTCGCCGCCAGCGTGGGCCAACATGCGGTCGTGGATTGTAAAGAGCAAGGATACGGTCGGACCGAAAGCCGAGACCGGTGGCTTGCTCTTCGGCGAACGAGACGACGCCACCAGCGTGATCTGGGTCTCCGAAGTCAGCGGTCCTCCGGCCGATAGCACGGCATCGGCCGAGGAATTCGTTTGCGGGATAGATGGGACTGCAGAGTTGAACAAAGAGAAGCGGGAACGCACACGCGGTTCAGTGCAATATCTTGGCATGTGGCACACGCACCCGGATTCCTATCCACTGCCGAGTCCGATCGACTGGCATGGTATGCAGCGGTTGGTCGCGGAGGCCGGTGGGGCGAGCCGGTCGTTGATGTTGATCATTGGCTGTCCGCACGGCATGCCGATGCTCGGAACCTATGTGTTTCGGGCTCAGGATTTCCATGCTTCGCATGGATCGATCATCATCCGCCCCTGTGTCATTCATGCTGCTTCTTGGAACGAGTAG
- the prfA gene encoding peptide chain release factor 1 — protein sequence MWPILDTKLARFRELETLLGDPAVATDQVRFTQVAKEHGSLSKVIKPYIEFQQVETAIKQSEELLAAESDPDMRAMVEEELAQLRPRYDALKARIEDLLLVDPSEDFDSLIMEIRAGTGGDEAALFAGDLYEMYVRFARVQGWGVDELSTSPGEAGGFKEVVFTVKGEGAYQSLRFESGGHRVQRVPKTETQGRIHTSLATVGVMPEPDEVQVEIKPADLIIETMRAGGAGGQHVNKTESAIRIWYKQGTPDQIEVKCQDGRSQHKNKDQAMRVLRSRVFEAQQAKAHRERAEMRRTLIGGGDRSERIRTYNFPDGRITDHRIGLTVYKLADILAGSLEHLVDPMKEHDKKERLAQAK from the coding sequence ATGTGGCCCATTCTCGATACCAAACTCGCACGCTTCCGCGAACTCGAAACCCTGCTCGGCGACCCGGCGGTGGCGACCGACCAGGTGCGGTTTACGCAGGTCGCCAAGGAACACGGCAGCCTGTCCAAGGTGATCAAGCCGTACATCGAGTTCCAGCAGGTCGAAACCGCCATCAAGCAGTCCGAGGAACTCCTCGCGGCCGAATCCGACCCGGACATGCGGGCGATGGTCGAGGAAGAACTCGCGCAGCTGCGGCCGCGGTACGACGCGCTCAAGGCCCGGATCGAAGACCTCCTCCTCGTCGACCCCAGCGAAGACTTCGACAGCCTCATCATGGAAATCCGCGCCGGCACCGGCGGGGACGAGGCCGCGCTGTTCGCCGGCGACCTGTACGAAATGTACGTCCGGTTCGCCCGCGTCCAGGGGTGGGGGGTGGACGAACTCTCGACCAGCCCGGGGGAAGCCGGCGGGTTCAAGGAAGTGGTGTTCACGGTCAAAGGCGAGGGGGCGTACCAGTCGCTGCGGTTCGAGTCCGGCGGGCACCGCGTCCAGCGGGTGCCGAAGACCGAGACGCAGGGCCGCATCCACACGTCGCTCGCCACGGTCGGGGTGATGCCGGAACCGGACGAGGTCCAGGTCGAGATCAAGCCGGCCGACCTGATTATCGAAACGATGCGGGCGGGCGGGGCCGGCGGCCAGCACGTGAACAAGACCGAGTCGGCAATCCGCATCTGGTACAAGCAGGGCACCCCGGACCAGATCGAGGTGAAGTGCCAGGACGGGCGGAGCCAGCACAAGAACAAGGACCAGGCGATGCGGGTGTTGCGGAGCCGGGTGTTCGAGGCCCAGCAGGCGAAGGCCCACCGCGAGCGGGCGGAGATGCGCCGCACCCTGATCGGCGGCGGCGACCGGAGCGAGCGCATCCGCACGTACAACTTCCCGGACGGCCGGATCACCGACCACCGGATCGGCCTGACCGTCTACAAGCTCGCCGACATCCTGGCCGGCTCGCTCGAACACCTCGTCGACCCGATGAAAGAACACGACAAGAAGGAACGGCTCGCCCAGGCGAAGTAA
- a CDS encoding type B 50S ribosomal protein L31 → MKKGIHPAYRPVVFLDHGANFKFLSSSTVACDETIQWEDGKEYPLYRVEISSASHPFFTGKMKLLDITGRVEKFQKKFQRGSYGQKGKAGEQAAVPAATPTEKK, encoded by the coding sequence ATGAAGAAGGGCATTCACCCCGCGTACCGCCCGGTCGTATTTTTGGACCACGGGGCTAACTTCAAGTTCCTCTCCAGCTCGACCGTCGCGTGCGACGAAACGATCCAGTGGGAGGACGGCAAAGAATACCCGCTCTACCGCGTCGAAATTTCCAGCGCGTCGCACCCGTTCTTCACGGGTAAAATGAAGTTGCTGGACATCACCGGCCGCGTCGAGAAGTTCCAGAAGAAGTTCCAACGCGGGTCTTACGGCCAGAAGGGCAAGGCGGGCGAACAAGCCGCCGTCCCGGCCGCGACCCCGACCGAGAAGAAGTAG
- a CDS encoding AAA family ATPase: MFIEKLSLRNVRTFLDNELIFLHPETTFRTRKQKVVPRSPTAKLLPKPKLTNVNLLLGDNASGKTTVLQSIALSSLGPAARESQIGFRPFVRVNSPSDPPRQPDERNRAFVTSSFLLHSQDYTSRTQLNYQPGERVEGRIRIHKEGELESIHFVPPGQDDDLWQPVYRSSNDSFFCVAYGATRRVDLDQAGGQGPFGKTSFLRGQRVQSVFQEAYQLYPLQYWLPALKGTNRKRFKQIIKILSHLLKSGSYSFDGKMREDEYVFSRGGTAIKFQNLSDGYRAFIGWVADLLYHMSFACPPDKSLLEMQGVVMVDEIDLHLHPRWQMKVVRTIAKTFPNLQFIFTSHSPLVASSLEWMNIITLKTSPTRNVTKDRRFSEGIHGLDADQVLISNFFGLATTRTDEKASRLDRLTERAREGDDEAAKKVIEELATGSEDEEWSDSQ; encoded by the coding sequence ATGTTCATTGAAAAGTTATCATTGCGAAACGTCCGGACATTTCTCGATAACGAACTGATTTTTCTGCATCCTGAAACGACGTTTCGGACCCGCAAACAGAAGGTCGTACCGCGCTCCCCTACGGCCAAACTGCTTCCAAAGCCAAAGCTGACGAACGTGAACCTCCTACTGGGGGATAATGCTTCGGGAAAAACCACTGTTCTTCAATCGATTGCCCTATCCTCGCTGGGTCCCGCGGCCCGCGAATCGCAGATCGGATTTCGGCCGTTCGTGCGGGTTAACTCTCCTTCCGATCCTCCCCGGCAACCGGACGAACGCAACCGCGCCTTCGTCACCTCGTCTTTTTTGCTACACAGTCAGGACTATACATCGCGAACACAACTGAACTATCAACCGGGGGAACGAGTCGAGGGTCGTATCCGCATCCACAAGGAAGGAGAATTGGAGAGCATCCATTTTGTGCCGCCCGGGCAAGACGATGACTTGTGGCAGCCTGTGTACCGCAGCAGTAATGACTCATTTTTCTGCGTCGCATACGGTGCGACCCGCCGTGTTGACCTCGATCAGGCGGGGGGGCAGGGGCCTTTCGGGAAGACGTCGTTCCTTCGTGGCCAGCGCGTACAAAGCGTGTTTCAGGAAGCGTACCAGTTATATCCTCTGCAGTACTGGCTGCCTGCTTTGAAAGGCACGAATCGGAAACGATTCAAGCAGATAATTAAAATTCTCAGCCATCTTCTCAAGAGCGGTTCCTACTCATTTGACGGTAAAATGCGCGAGGATGAATACGTCTTTTCGAGAGGCGGCACGGCGATCAAGTTTCAGAACCTCTCGGATGGTTACCGGGCCTTCATCGGTTGGGTGGCAGACCTCTTGTATCACATGTCGTTCGCCTGTCCGCCAGACAAGAGCCTTTTGGAAATGCAAGGCGTCGTCATGGTCGACGAGATCGATCTCCACCTTCATCCACGTTGGCAGATGAAAGTTGTCCGTACTATAGCGAAGACGTTCCCGAACCTGCAATTCATCTTTACATCGCACAGCCCGCTCGTTGCCAGCAGCCTGGAATGGATGAATATCATTACGCTCAAAACTTCACCAACGAGAAACGTTACAAAGGACCGACGCTTCAGTGAAGGCATTCATGGCTTAGACGCCGATCAAGTGCTGATCTCCAATTTCTTCGGACTGGCGACCACGCGGACAGACGAGAAAGCGAGCAGGCTGGATCGCCTCACGGAAAGAGCCCGTGAAGGTGATGATGAGGCTGCCAAGAAGGTGATCGAAGAGTTGGCGACGGGTTCGGAGGATGAGGAATGGTCCGATTCCCAATAA
- a CDS encoding helix-turn-helix domain-containing protein, translating to MPAILYSYSEHIRSSWSIQLQRTKNLVAAVFSGTFLSVNSASLHSSELAMSLAERIRKLREEKGLSLEELASRAKISKTYLWELEKDTDGSKKPSADVLLRIATALSTTLADLMSLATVRIQDEVVQLSPSLKEFQTQMVAQKTPLTPDDLRDLASMKFRGGQPQSANEWHQLYLLLVNSTRKGKA from the coding sequence GTGCCAGCGATTCTGTACAGCTATAGCGAACATATCCGTTCGTCGTGGAGTATTCAACTGCAGCGAACGAAAAATCTTGTTGCGGCGGTTTTTTCTGGTACATTTCTAAGTGTGAATTCCGCTTCGTTGCATTCAAGTGAGCTGGCAATGTCATTGGCCGAGAGAATTCGCAAATTGCGTGAAGAGAAGGGTTTGTCGCTCGAAGAGCTTGCGAGTCGTGCCAAGATTTCCAAGACCTACCTATGGGAATTGGAAAAGGACACGGACGGCTCAAAAAAACCTTCGGCGGACGTCCTCTTGCGGATAGCGACTGCCCTTTCGACGACCTTGGCCGATCTCATGTCGCTCGCCACGGTCAGGATTCAGGATGAGGTTGTTCAATTGTCGCCTTCTCTCAAAGAATTTCAAACTCAGATGGTTGCACAGAAAACGCCGCTTACACCGGACGACCTTCGCGATTTGGCCAGCATGAAGTTTCGCGGCGGACAACCCCAATCGGCGAACGAATGGCATCAGCTCTACCTACTTCTAGTCAATTCTACACGGAAAGGAAAAGCCTGA
- a CDS encoding addiction module protein: MSKTAEAVWQESQSLAESERLELAARILDSVRADGLDWALDDADFAAELDRRSADQDTGHSWADIRSELERDL; encoded by the coding sequence ATGTCAAAGACGGCCGAAGCGGTTTGGCAGGAGAGCCAGTCGCTCGCGGAAAGCGAGCGACTGGAATTGGCCGCGCGGATTCTCGACAGCGTCCGGGCCGACGGCTTGGACTGGGCGCTCGACGATGCCGACTTCGCGGCGGAACTCGACCGACGGTCCGCCGATCAGGACACCGGGCATTCCTGGGCGGACATTCGAAGCGAACTCGAACGCGACCTGTGA
- a CDS encoding replication protein RepA, giving the protein MVQDFGRLTLTRHQQKLLDTSTAIRTAPADRIDFLHSVQCQCGIPYRNPGDDVREWDRKQGIASLRIEAGSAIDPRTGEFTKLGLPYGEKPRLVLIHLATEAVRTGSPVVDVEESMTAFARSLGLETNGQQLRGSRSNSPAWRPRPSAWAWWRRDGPSRSTPSSSARSICGSRSRPTSGFCGRPRSG; this is encoded by the coding sequence ATGGTTCAGGATTTCGGACGACTGACGCTCACCCGGCACCAGCAGAAACTCCTCGACACGTCGACCGCGATCCGCACGGCCCCGGCCGACCGGATCGACTTCCTGCACTCGGTCCAGTGCCAGTGCGGCATCCCGTACCGCAACCCCGGCGACGACGTCCGCGAGTGGGACCGCAAACAGGGCATTGCCTCGCTCCGCATCGAGGCCGGGTCCGCCATCGACCCGCGAACCGGGGAGTTTACCAAGCTCGGGCTCCCGTACGGTGAGAAGCCCCGCCTGGTGCTGATCCACCTGGCCACTGAGGCCGTTCGTACCGGCTCCCCCGTCGTCGACGTCGAGGAGTCGATGACCGCGTTCGCCCGCTCCCTCGGCCTGGAGACCAACGGCCAACAACTCCGGGGCTCAAGGAGCAACTCGCCCGCCTGGCGGCCGCGACCGTCCGCATGGGCGTGGTGGAGGAGGGACGGGCCGTCCAGGTCAACACCCAGTTCGTCAGCGCGTTCGATTTGTGGTTCCCGAAGCAGGCCGACCAGCGGGTTCTGTGGCCGTCCACGGTCCGGCTGA
- a CDS encoding replication protein RepA, translating to MVEEGRAVQVNTQFVSAFDLWFPKQADQRVLWPSTVRLSEEYFQTLGQHAVPLDHRAVAALASSSMALDVYVWLAQRLHRVPAGKPQFVDWNSLHEQFGQGFARIRDFRRNFLHTLHHVVTAYPSARISADDGGLTLSHSPPPVAARSSPSKLT from the coding sequence GTGGTGGAGGAGGGACGGGCCGTCCAGGTCAACACCCAGTTCGTCAGCGCGTTCGATTTGTGGTTCCCGAAGCAGGCCGACCAGCGGGTTCTGTGGCCGTCCACGGTCCGGCTGAGTGAAGAATATTTCCAAACTCTGGGCCAGCACGCGGTTCCCCTCGATCACCGGGCGGTCGCCGCCCTGGCGTCATCGTCAATGGCCCTTGATGTGTACGTCTGGCTGGCCCAGCGGTTGCACCGGGTGCCCGCGGGCAAACCCCAATTCGTCGATTGGAACTCCCTCCACGAGCAATTCGGGCAGGGATTCGCCCGGATTCGCGACTTCCGCCGCAATTTCCTCCACACGCTCCACCACGTCGTCACCGCTTATCCGTCCGCCAGAATTTCCGCGGACGACGGGGGATTGACCCTGTCCCACAGTCCGCCGCCGGTGGCCGCGCGATCATCACCCTCGAAGCTCACATAA
- a CDS encoding aminotransferase class V-fold PLP-dependent enzyme: MDEFLYLDTARVGRMSPGAHRAAADYLSLAATEGGSAYFGRFLRSGFAACPDRMRACYPGLTHWNGIASLKHSLRALAGSRPDLPILLASRSAQLMRLSARLLFQRCRCVLASDLGWPGYHAILEAEGRRVSRPVTVVPLYETVGAGRMTEEEVVDTMCREYVARRCDGLFLTAVSHLGVRLPVERIVRRLEAAHEVRFVVVDGAQDFCHASADLRDEYCDFYLTGCHKWLRAYHPLGLGFYGRRRTQGVIETTLSHLKTAGELDDPLLRFSMDLEAGGLDRYSETVNLAPLFSCQGAVADGCVSSDYPHAVLAARLRNRDVIAGLAAESGWQPTLPAHGLRSGILLAQACRPQRRRIEPETLWDEFRNRGVALTAYEGGWIRFSMPEAPLADKDIHLLRNALRLAA, translated from the coding sequence GTGGACGAGTTCCTCTACCTCGACACCGCCCGGGTTGGCCGTATGTCCCCCGGTGCCCATCGGGCCGCAGCTGACTATCTCTCCCTGGCCGCAACCGAGGGTGGTTCTGCGTACTTCGGGCGCTTCCTCCGGAGCGGTTTCGCGGCCTGTCCGGACCGCATGCGAGCCTGCTACCCGGGGCTCACACACTGGAACGGAATCGCCTCGCTCAAGCATTCCCTTCGCGCCTTGGCTGGCAGTCGACCCGACCTTCCAATCCTTCTGGCCAGCCGCTCGGCGCAGCTGATGAGGCTGTCCGCCCGGCTGTTGTTCCAGCGCTGCCGGTGCGTACTGGCGTCGGACCTCGGCTGGCCTGGATACCACGCGATTCTGGAAGCGGAGGGACGCCGGGTCTCCCGGCCGGTGACCGTTGTTCCGCTGTACGAAACGGTCGGGGCCGGTCGGATGACCGAGGAAGAGGTGGTCGATACGATGTGCCGGGAGTACGTCGCTCGTCGGTGCGACGGACTGTTCCTGACCGCGGTGAGCCACCTCGGGGTTCGACTGCCCGTGGAGCGGATCGTCCGACGGCTCGAGGCTGCTCACGAGGTCCGATTTGTGGTTGTGGACGGGGCACAAGATTTCTGCCACGCGTCCGCCGACTTACGCGACGAGTACTGTGACTTTTATCTGACTGGGTGTCACAAGTGGCTCCGGGCCTACCATCCGCTGGGGTTGGGGTTTTACGGCCGCCGACGGACGCAGGGAGTAATCGAGACAACCCTGTCCCATCTGAAAACAGCCGGCGAGTTAGATGACCCGCTTCTGCGGTTCTCAATGGATCTCGAAGCAGGCGGATTAGACAGGTACTCCGAAACAGTAAACCTCGCCCCACTGTTCTCCTGCCAAGGTGCGGTCGCGGACGGATGTGTATCGTCGGATTACCCGCACGCCGTCCTCGCCGCCCGGCTCCGAAACCGGGACGTGATCGCCGGGTTGGCCGCCGAGAGTGGCTGGCAACCGACGTTGCCGGCCCACGGCTTGCGGTCAGGAATCTTGCTGGCACAGGCTTGCCGGCCCCAACGGCGTCGCATCGAGCCTGAGACCTTGTGGGATGAGTTCCGCAACCGAGGCGTGGCGCTGACCGCTTACGAGGGCGGATGGATTCGATTCTCCATGCCGGAAGCACCTTTGGCGGACAAAGACATTCACCTGCTCAGAAATGCACTCCGATTGGCCGCGTAG